A single Xenopus laevis strain J_2021 chromosome 3S, Xenopus_laevis_v10.1, whole genome shotgun sequence DNA region contains:
- the dbn1.S gene encoding drebrin 1 S homeolog isoform X1 codes for MASVIFKSYRLELLAAYQNVIEDKNSIDWALYTYEDNSDILTLASSGGGGLHDLASHFENQKVMYGFCSVKEPHAMLARYVLINWVGEDVPDARKCACASHVAEIADFFQGVDVIVNASSVDDIDPMAIGQHLSNGSGRLSSPVLQRIQLRDEGQADPVGTTYEKTNAAIEMKRLNREQFWEQAKKEEEERKQEEKQKALEERLRFEQERMEQERKEQEDREKRYQEREQQIEEHRKKLQDEEAEEAKQSQQSNSIFNCLFIPCQMNQKEDEEATELKRTESEVEEAAAIIAQRTENPREFFKQQERANSECGSTLHTPQTGDWDQMELMGSPTAFRSSSETGPLCSPGPEPGRHSSLGEEWTKTLRSENPVEDSVWTPQGLTEDVFMETKDEEVGFPEAPQLTGNEEEAVMELGEVDLMSNAHPPPAQEATNLLDLWQNDEPRDSTWSDNNLITSQEEVNVEENTFVETETCPPVSEDNLLNFEELPQPPSTFCDMEAEEDPQSIIHIEGPHQMTLSYQHALQEASCHQPELTDSLLTNGETSQTEGTQVTSSVTKDTASEGYFSQSQDDEFAQSEDLSAKAPLPVFYNKPPEIDITCWDSDPVMEEEEEEEGGGFGESA; via the exons GGCTCTCTATACATATGAAGACAATTCCGATATCCTCACTTTGGCTTCATCAGGGG GAGGGGGATTACATGATCTCGCCAGCCACTTTGAGAACCAGAAGGTTATGTACGGATTCTGCAGTGTGAAGGAGCCTCATGCTATGTTGGCTCGATATGTTCTCATCAACTGG gTTGGTGAAGATGTCCCAGATGCTAGGAAGTGTGCCTGTGCCAGCCATGTAGCCGAAATTGCAGACTTCTTTCAG GGCGTGGATGTAATTGTAAATGCCAGTAGCGTTGATGACATAGACCCTATGGCTATAGGCCAGCATCTATCCAATGGCTCTGGGCGCTTGTCTAGCCCTGTCCTTCAGAGGATACAGCTCAGAGACGAAGGACAAGCCGATCCTGTG GGAACCACTTACGAGAAGACAAATGCAGCCATCGAAATGAAACGACTCAATAGAGAACAGTTTTGGGAGCAGGCAAAG AAAGAGGAGGAGGAACGGAAGCAGGAGGAGAAACAGAAGGCCTTGGAAGAAAGGCTTCGCTTTGAGCAGGAACGCATGGAACAGGAGCGCAAAGAGCAGGAGGATAGAGAGAAGCGTTACCAGGAGAGAGAACAGCAAATAGAAGAACACAG GAAGAAGCTGCAAGATGAAGAGGCAGAGGAGGCAAAACAAAGTCAACAGAGCAACTCCATATTT AACTGTTTGTTTATTCCTTGCCAGATGAATCAGAAAGAAGATGAAGAGGCTACAGAGCTAAAAAGGACAGAGAGTGAAGTGGAG GAAGCTGCAGCCATCATTGCTCAGCGCACAGAAAACCCACGGGAATTCTTTAAACAGCAGGAAAGGGCTAATTCAGAGTGCGGCTCCACATTGCATACACCTCAAACAGGTGACTGGGACCAGATGGAGTTGATGGGGTCCCCTACCG caTTCAGAAGCTCCTCTGAGACTGGTCCTCTTTGCTCACCAGGACCGGAACCAGGACGTCATAGTAGCCTGGGTGAGGAGTGGACCAAGACTCTGAGGTCTGAGAATCCAGTGGAGGATAGTGTTTGGACCCCTCAAGGACTCACTGAAGATGTGTTTATGGAGACAAAAGATGAAGAAGTCGGATTTCCAGAGGCTCCTCAGTTGACCGGGAATGAAGAGGAAGCTGTTATGGAGCTCGGAGAGGTAGACCTGATGTCAAATGCTCATCCTCCCCCAGCACAAGAGGCCACTAACCTACTGGATCTTTGGCAAAATGATGAGCCTCGGGACTCTACATGGTCTGACAACAATTTGATAACCTCTCAAGAGGAGGTCAATGTAGAGGAAAATACCTTTGTGGAAACAGAGACATGTCCTCCTGTTTCTGAGGATAACCTCCTAAACTTTGAGGAGCTACCACAACCACCCTCAACATTCTGCGATATGGAGGCTGAGGAAGATCCACAGAGCATCATCCATATTGAGGGTCCACACCAGATGACCCTAAGTTACCAACATGCACTGCAGGAAGCCTCCTGCCATCAGCCAGAGCTGACAGACTCTCTTCTTACCAACGGGGAGACGTCACAGACAGAAGGAACACAGGTGACCTCCAGTGTGACAAAAGACACA GCAAGTGAAGGATATTTCAGCCAATCGCAAGATGACGAATTTGCTCAGTCTGAAGATTTGTCTGCCAAAGCTCCACTTCCCGTGTTCTACAACAAGCCACCAG
- the dbn1.S gene encoding drebrin 1 S homeolog (The RefSeq protein has 2 substitutions compared to this genomic sequence) has translation MASVIFKSHRLELLAAYQNVIEDKNSIDWALYTYEDNSDILTLASSGGGGLHDLASHFENQKVMYGFCSVKEPHAMLARYVLINWVGEDVPDARKCACASHVAEIADFFQGVDVIVNASSVDDIDPMAIGQRLSNGSGRLSSPVLQRIQLRDEGQADPVGTTYEKTNAAIEMKRLNREQFWEQAKKEEEERKQEEKQKALEERLRFEQERMEQERKEQEDREKRYQEREQQIEEHRKKLQDEEAEEAKQSQQSNSIFMNQKEDEEATELKRTESEVEEAAAIIAQRTENPREFFKQQERANSECGSTLHTPQTAFRSSSETGPLCSPGPEPGRHSSLGEEWTKTLRSENPVEDSVWTPQGLTEDVFMETKDEEVGFPEAPQLTGNEEEAVMELGEVDLMSNAHPPPAQEATNLLDLWQNDEPRDSTWSDNNLITSQEEVNVEENTFVETETCPPVSEDNLLNFEELPQPPSTFCDMEAEEDPQSIIHIEGPHQMTLSYQHALQEASCHQPELTDSLLTNGETSQTEGTQVTSSVTKDTASEGYFSQSQDDEFAQSEDLSAKAPLPVFYNKPPEIDITCWDSDPVMEEEEEEEGGGFGESA, from the exons GGCTCTCTATACATATGAAGACAATTCCGATATCCTCACTTTGGCTTCATCAGGGG GAGGGGGATTACATGATCTCGCCAGCCACTTTGAGAACCAGAAGGTTATGTACGGATTCTGCAGTGTGAAGGAGCCTCATGCTATGTTGGCTCGATATGTTCTCATCAACTGG gTTGGTGAAGATGTCCCAGATGCTAGGAAGTGTGCCTGTGCCAGCCATGTAGCCGAAATTGCAGACTTCTTTCAG GGCGTGGATGTAATTGTAAATGCCAGTAGCGTTGATGACATAGACCCTATGGCTATAGGCCAGCATCTATCCAATGGCTCTGGGCGCTTGTCTAGCCCTGTCCTTCAGAGGATACAGCTCAGAGACGAAGGACAAGCCGATCCTGTG GGAACCACTTACGAGAAGACAAATGCAGCCATCGAAATGAAACGACTCAATAGAGAACAGTTTTGGGAGCAGGCAAAG AAAGAGGAGGAGGAACGGAAGCAGGAGGAGAAACAGAAGGCCTTGGAAGAAAGGCTTCGCTTTGAGCAGGAACGCATGGAACAGGAGCGCAAAGAGCAGGAGGATAGAGAGAAGCGTTACCAGGAGAGAGAACAGCAAATAGAAGAACACAG GAAGAAGCTGCAAGATGAAGAGGCAGAGGAGGCAAAACAAAGTCAACAGAGCAACTCCATATTT ATGAATCAGAAAGAAGATGAAGAGGCTACAGAGCTAAAAAGGACAGAGAGTGAAGTGGAG GAAGCTGCAGCCATCATTGCTCAGCGCACAGAAAACCCACGGGAATTCTTTAAACAGCAGGAAAGGGCTAATTCAGAGTGCGGCTCCACATTGCATACACCTCAAACAG caTTCAGAAGCTCCTCTGAGACTGGTCCTCTTTGCTCACCAGGACCGGAACCAGGACGTCATAGTAGCCTGGGTGAGGAGTGGACCAAGACTCTGAGGTCTGAGAATCCAGTGGAGGATAGTGTTTGGACCCCTCAAGGACTCACTGAAGATGTGTTTATGGAGACAAAAGATGAAGAAGTCGGATTTCCAGAGGCTCCTCAGTTGACCGGGAATGAAGAGGAAGCTGTTATGGAGCTCGGAGAGGTAGACCTGATGTCAAATGCTCATCCTCCCCCAGCACAAGAGGCCACTAACCTACTGGATCTTTGGCAAAATGATGAGCCTCGGGACTCTACATGGTCTGACAACAATTTGATAACCTCTCAAGAGGAGGTCAATGTAGAGGAAAATACCTTTGTGGAAACAGAGACATGTCCTCCTGTTTCTGAGGATAACCTCCTAAACTTTGAGGAGCTACCACAACCACCCTCAACATTCTGCGATATGGAGGCTGAGGAAGATCCACAGAGCATCATCCATATTGAGGGTCCACACCAGATGACCCTAAGTTACCAACATGCACTGCAGGAAGCCTCCTGCCATCAGCCAGAGCTGACAGACTCTCTTCTTACCAACGGGGAGACGTCACAGACAGAAGGAACACAGGTGACCTCCAGTGTGACAAAAGACACA GCAAGTGAAGGATATTTCAGCCAATCGCAAGATGACGAATTTGCTCAGTCTGAAGATTTGTCTGCCAAAGCTCCACTTCCCGTGTTCTACAACAAGCCACCAG
- the dbn1.S gene encoding drebrin 1 S homeolog isoform X5, protein MASVIFKSYRLELLAAYQNVIEDKNSIDWALYTYEDNSDILTLASSGGGGLHDLASHFENQKVMYGFCSVKEPHAMLARYVLINWVGEDVPDARKCACASHVAEIADFFQGVDVIVNASSVDDIDPMAIGQHLSNGSGRLSSPVLQRIQLRDEGQADPVGTTYEKTNAAIEMKRLNREQFWEQAKKEEEERKQEEKQKALEERLRFEQERMEQERKEQEDREKRYQEREQQIEEHRKKLQDEEAEEAKQSQQSNSIFMNQKEDEEATELKRTESEVEEAAAIIAQRTENPREFFKQQERANSECGSTLHTPQTGDWDQMELMGSPTAFRSSSETGPLCSPGPEPGRHSSLGEEWTKTLRSENPVEDSVWTPQGLTEDVFMETKDEEVGFPEAPQLTGNEEEAVMELGEVDLMSNAHPPPAQEATNLLDLWQNDEPRDSTWSDNNLITSQEEVNVEENTFVETETCPPVSEDNLLNFEELPQPPSTFCDMEAEEDPQSIIHIEGPHQMTLSYQHALQEASCHQPELTDSLLTNGETSQTEGTQASEGYFSQSQDDEFAQSEDLSAKAPLPVFYNKPPEIDITCWDSDPVMEEEEEEEGGGFGESA, encoded by the exons GGCTCTCTATACATATGAAGACAATTCCGATATCCTCACTTTGGCTTCATCAGGGG GAGGGGGATTACATGATCTCGCCAGCCACTTTGAGAACCAGAAGGTTATGTACGGATTCTGCAGTGTGAAGGAGCCTCATGCTATGTTGGCTCGATATGTTCTCATCAACTGG gTTGGTGAAGATGTCCCAGATGCTAGGAAGTGTGCCTGTGCCAGCCATGTAGCCGAAATTGCAGACTTCTTTCAG GGCGTGGATGTAATTGTAAATGCCAGTAGCGTTGATGACATAGACCCTATGGCTATAGGCCAGCATCTATCCAATGGCTCTGGGCGCTTGTCTAGCCCTGTCCTTCAGAGGATACAGCTCAGAGACGAAGGACAAGCCGATCCTGTG GGAACCACTTACGAGAAGACAAATGCAGCCATCGAAATGAAACGACTCAATAGAGAACAGTTTTGGGAGCAGGCAAAG AAAGAGGAGGAGGAACGGAAGCAGGAGGAGAAACAGAAGGCCTTGGAAGAAAGGCTTCGCTTTGAGCAGGAACGCATGGAACAGGAGCGCAAAGAGCAGGAGGATAGAGAGAAGCGTTACCAGGAGAGAGAACAGCAAATAGAAGAACACAG GAAGAAGCTGCAAGATGAAGAGGCAGAGGAGGCAAAACAAAGTCAACAGAGCAACTCCATATTT ATGAATCAGAAAGAAGATGAAGAGGCTACAGAGCTAAAAAGGACAGAGAGTGAAGTGGAG GAAGCTGCAGCCATCATTGCTCAGCGCACAGAAAACCCACGGGAATTCTTTAAACAGCAGGAAAGGGCTAATTCAGAGTGCGGCTCCACATTGCATACACCTCAAACAGGTGACTGGGACCAGATGGAGTTGATGGGGTCCCCTACCG caTTCAGAAGCTCCTCTGAGACTGGTCCTCTTTGCTCACCAGGACCGGAACCAGGACGTCATAGTAGCCTGGGTGAGGAGTGGACCAAGACTCTGAGGTCTGAGAATCCAGTGGAGGATAGTGTTTGGACCCCTCAAGGACTCACTGAAGATGTGTTTATGGAGACAAAAGATGAAGAAGTCGGATTTCCAGAGGCTCCTCAGTTGACCGGGAATGAAGAGGAAGCTGTTATGGAGCTCGGAGAGGTAGACCTGATGTCAAATGCTCATCCTCCCCCAGCACAAGAGGCCACTAACCTACTGGATCTTTGGCAAAATGATGAGCCTCGGGACTCTACATGGTCTGACAACAATTTGATAACCTCTCAAGAGGAGGTCAATGTAGAGGAAAATACCTTTGTGGAAACAGAGACATGTCCTCCTGTTTCTGAGGATAACCTCCTAAACTTTGAGGAGCTACCACAACCACCCTCAACATTCTGCGATATGGAGGCTGAGGAAGATCCACAGAGCATCATCCATATTGAGGGTCCACACCAGATGACCCTAAGTTACCAACATGCACTGCAGGAAGCCTCCTGCCATCAGCCAGAGCTGACAGACTCTCTTCTTACCAACGGGGAGACGTCACAGACAGAAGGAACACAG GCAAGTGAAGGATATTTCAGCCAATCGCAAGATGACGAATTTGCTCAGTCTGAAGATTTGTCTGCCAAAGCTCCACTTCCCGTGTTCTACAACAAGCCACCAG
- the dbn1.S gene encoding drebrin 1 S homeolog isoform X4, translating to MASVIFKSYRLELLAAYQNVIEDKNSIDWALYTYEDNSDILTLASSGGGGLHDLASHFENQKVMYGFCSVKEPHAMLARYVLINWVGEDVPDARKCACASHVAEIADFFQGVDVIVNASSVDDIDPMAIGQHLSNGSGRLSSPVLQRIQLRDEGQADPVGTTYEKTNAAIEMKRLNREQFWEQAKKEEEERKQEEKQKALEERLRFEQERMEQERKEQEDREKRYQEREQQIEEHRKKLQDEEAEEAKQSQQSNSIFNCLFIPCQMNQKEDEEATELKRTESEVEEAAAIIAQRTENPREFFKQQERANSECGSTLHTPQTAFRSSSETGPLCSPGPEPGRHSSLGEEWTKTLRSENPVEDSVWTPQGLTEDVFMETKDEEVGFPEAPQLTGNEEEAVMELGEVDLMSNAHPPPAQEATNLLDLWQNDEPRDSTWSDNNLITSQEEVNVEENTFVETETCPPVSEDNLLNFEELPQPPSTFCDMEAEEDPQSIIHIEGPHQMTLSYQHALQEASCHQPELTDSLLTNGETSQTEGTQVTSSVTKDTASEGYFSQSQDDEFAQSEDLSAKAPLPVFYNKPPEIDITCWDSDPVMEEEEEEEGGGFGESA from the exons GGCTCTCTATACATATGAAGACAATTCCGATATCCTCACTTTGGCTTCATCAGGGG GAGGGGGATTACATGATCTCGCCAGCCACTTTGAGAACCAGAAGGTTATGTACGGATTCTGCAGTGTGAAGGAGCCTCATGCTATGTTGGCTCGATATGTTCTCATCAACTGG gTTGGTGAAGATGTCCCAGATGCTAGGAAGTGTGCCTGTGCCAGCCATGTAGCCGAAATTGCAGACTTCTTTCAG GGCGTGGATGTAATTGTAAATGCCAGTAGCGTTGATGACATAGACCCTATGGCTATAGGCCAGCATCTATCCAATGGCTCTGGGCGCTTGTCTAGCCCTGTCCTTCAGAGGATACAGCTCAGAGACGAAGGACAAGCCGATCCTGTG GGAACCACTTACGAGAAGACAAATGCAGCCATCGAAATGAAACGACTCAATAGAGAACAGTTTTGGGAGCAGGCAAAG AAAGAGGAGGAGGAACGGAAGCAGGAGGAGAAACAGAAGGCCTTGGAAGAAAGGCTTCGCTTTGAGCAGGAACGCATGGAACAGGAGCGCAAAGAGCAGGAGGATAGAGAGAAGCGTTACCAGGAGAGAGAACAGCAAATAGAAGAACACAG GAAGAAGCTGCAAGATGAAGAGGCAGAGGAGGCAAAACAAAGTCAACAGAGCAACTCCATATTT AACTGTTTGTTTATTCCTTGCCAGATGAATCAGAAAGAAGATGAAGAGGCTACAGAGCTAAAAAGGACAGAGAGTGAAGTGGAG GAAGCTGCAGCCATCATTGCTCAGCGCACAGAAAACCCACGGGAATTCTTTAAACAGCAGGAAAGGGCTAATTCAGAGTGCGGCTCCACATTGCATACACCTCAAACAG caTTCAGAAGCTCCTCTGAGACTGGTCCTCTTTGCTCACCAGGACCGGAACCAGGACGTCATAGTAGCCTGGGTGAGGAGTGGACCAAGACTCTGAGGTCTGAGAATCCAGTGGAGGATAGTGTTTGGACCCCTCAAGGACTCACTGAAGATGTGTTTATGGAGACAAAAGATGAAGAAGTCGGATTTCCAGAGGCTCCTCAGTTGACCGGGAATGAAGAGGAAGCTGTTATGGAGCTCGGAGAGGTAGACCTGATGTCAAATGCTCATCCTCCCCCAGCACAAGAGGCCACTAACCTACTGGATCTTTGGCAAAATGATGAGCCTCGGGACTCTACATGGTCTGACAACAATTTGATAACCTCTCAAGAGGAGGTCAATGTAGAGGAAAATACCTTTGTGGAAACAGAGACATGTCCTCCTGTTTCTGAGGATAACCTCCTAAACTTTGAGGAGCTACCACAACCACCCTCAACATTCTGCGATATGGAGGCTGAGGAAGATCCACAGAGCATCATCCATATTGAGGGTCCACACCAGATGACCCTAAGTTACCAACATGCACTGCAGGAAGCCTCCTGCCATCAGCCAGAGCTGACAGACTCTCTTCTTACCAACGGGGAGACGTCACAGACAGAAGGAACACAGGTGACCTCCAGTGTGACAAAAGACACA GCAAGTGAAGGATATTTCAGCCAATCGCAAGATGACGAATTTGCTCAGTCTGAAGATTTGTCTGCCAAAGCTCCACTTCCCGTGTTCTACAACAAGCCACCAG
- the dbn1.S gene encoding drebrin 1 S homeolog isoform X3 produces the protein MASVIFKSYRLELLAAYQNVIEDKNSIDWALYTYEDNSDILTLASSGGGGLHDLASHFENQKVMYGFCSVKEPHAMLARYVLINWVGEDVPDARKCACASHVAEIADFFQGVDVIVNASSVDDIDPMAIGQHLSNGSGRLSSPVLQRIQLRDEGQADPVGTTYEKTNAAIEMKRLNREQFWEQAKKEEEERKQEEKQKALEERLRFEQERMEQERKEQEDREKRYQEREQQIEEHRKKLQDEEAEEAKQSQQSNSIFNCLFIPCQMNQKEDEEATELKRTESEVEEAAAIIAQRTENPREFFKQQERANSECGSTLHTPQTGDWDQMELMGSPTAFRSSSETGPLCSPGPEPGRHSSLGEEWTKTLRSENPVEDSVWTPQGLTEDVFMETKDEEVGFPEAPQLTGNEEEAVMELGEVDLMSNAHPPPAQEATNLLDLWQNDEPRDSTWSDNNLITSQEEVNVEENTFVETETCPPVSEDNLLNFEELPQPPSTFCDMEAEEDPQSIIHIEGPHQMTLSYQHALQEASCHQPELTDSLLTNGETSQTEGTQASEGYFSQSQDDEFAQSEDLSAKAPLPVFYNKPPEIDITCWDSDPVMEEEEEEEGGGFGESA, from the exons GGCTCTCTATACATATGAAGACAATTCCGATATCCTCACTTTGGCTTCATCAGGGG GAGGGGGATTACATGATCTCGCCAGCCACTTTGAGAACCAGAAGGTTATGTACGGATTCTGCAGTGTGAAGGAGCCTCATGCTATGTTGGCTCGATATGTTCTCATCAACTGG gTTGGTGAAGATGTCCCAGATGCTAGGAAGTGTGCCTGTGCCAGCCATGTAGCCGAAATTGCAGACTTCTTTCAG GGCGTGGATGTAATTGTAAATGCCAGTAGCGTTGATGACATAGACCCTATGGCTATAGGCCAGCATCTATCCAATGGCTCTGGGCGCTTGTCTAGCCCTGTCCTTCAGAGGATACAGCTCAGAGACGAAGGACAAGCCGATCCTGTG GGAACCACTTACGAGAAGACAAATGCAGCCATCGAAATGAAACGACTCAATAGAGAACAGTTTTGGGAGCAGGCAAAG AAAGAGGAGGAGGAACGGAAGCAGGAGGAGAAACAGAAGGCCTTGGAAGAAAGGCTTCGCTTTGAGCAGGAACGCATGGAACAGGAGCGCAAAGAGCAGGAGGATAGAGAGAAGCGTTACCAGGAGAGAGAACAGCAAATAGAAGAACACAG GAAGAAGCTGCAAGATGAAGAGGCAGAGGAGGCAAAACAAAGTCAACAGAGCAACTCCATATTT AACTGTTTGTTTATTCCTTGCCAGATGAATCAGAAAGAAGATGAAGAGGCTACAGAGCTAAAAAGGACAGAGAGTGAAGTGGAG GAAGCTGCAGCCATCATTGCTCAGCGCACAGAAAACCCACGGGAATTCTTTAAACAGCAGGAAAGGGCTAATTCAGAGTGCGGCTCCACATTGCATACACCTCAAACAGGTGACTGGGACCAGATGGAGTTGATGGGGTCCCCTACCG caTTCAGAAGCTCCTCTGAGACTGGTCCTCTTTGCTCACCAGGACCGGAACCAGGACGTCATAGTAGCCTGGGTGAGGAGTGGACCAAGACTCTGAGGTCTGAGAATCCAGTGGAGGATAGTGTTTGGACCCCTCAAGGACTCACTGAAGATGTGTTTATGGAGACAAAAGATGAAGAAGTCGGATTTCCAGAGGCTCCTCAGTTGACCGGGAATGAAGAGGAAGCTGTTATGGAGCTCGGAGAGGTAGACCTGATGTCAAATGCTCATCCTCCCCCAGCACAAGAGGCCACTAACCTACTGGATCTTTGGCAAAATGATGAGCCTCGGGACTCTACATGGTCTGACAACAATTTGATAACCTCTCAAGAGGAGGTCAATGTAGAGGAAAATACCTTTGTGGAAACAGAGACATGTCCTCCTGTTTCTGAGGATAACCTCCTAAACTTTGAGGAGCTACCACAACCACCCTCAACATTCTGCGATATGGAGGCTGAGGAAGATCCACAGAGCATCATCCATATTGAGGGTCCACACCAGATGACCCTAAGTTACCAACATGCACTGCAGGAAGCCTCCTGCCATCAGCCAGAGCTGACAGACTCTCTTCTTACCAACGGGGAGACGTCACAGACAGAAGGAACACAG GCAAGTGAAGGATATTTCAGCCAATCGCAAGATGACGAATTTGCTCAGTCTGAAGATTTGTCTGCCAAAGCTCCACTTCCCGTGTTCTACAACAAGCCACCAG
- the dbn1.S gene encoding drebrin 1 S homeolog isoform X2 — MASVIFKSYRLELLAAYQNVIEDKNSIDWALYTYEDNSDILTLASSGGGGLHDLASHFENQKVMYGFCSVKEPHAMLARYVLINWVGEDVPDARKCACASHVAEIADFFQGVDVIVNASSVDDIDPMAIGQHLSNGSGRLSSPVLQRIQLRDEGQADPVGTTYEKTNAAIEMKRLNREQFWEQAKKEEEERKQEEKQKALEERLRFEQERMEQERKEQEDREKRYQEREQQIEEHRKKLQDEEAEEAKQSQQSNSIFMNQKEDEEATELKRTESEVEEAAAIIAQRTENPREFFKQQERANSECGSTLHTPQTGDWDQMELMGSPTAFRSSSETGPLCSPGPEPGRHSSLGEEWTKTLRSENPVEDSVWTPQGLTEDVFMETKDEEVGFPEAPQLTGNEEEAVMELGEVDLMSNAHPPPAQEATNLLDLWQNDEPRDSTWSDNNLITSQEEVNVEENTFVETETCPPVSEDNLLNFEELPQPPSTFCDMEAEEDPQSIIHIEGPHQMTLSYQHALQEASCHQPELTDSLLTNGETSQTEGTQVTSSVTKDTASEGYFSQSQDDEFAQSEDLSAKAPLPVFYNKPPEIDITCWDSDPVMEEEEEEEGGGFGESA; from the exons GGCTCTCTATACATATGAAGACAATTCCGATATCCTCACTTTGGCTTCATCAGGGG GAGGGGGATTACATGATCTCGCCAGCCACTTTGAGAACCAGAAGGTTATGTACGGATTCTGCAGTGTGAAGGAGCCTCATGCTATGTTGGCTCGATATGTTCTCATCAACTGG gTTGGTGAAGATGTCCCAGATGCTAGGAAGTGTGCCTGTGCCAGCCATGTAGCCGAAATTGCAGACTTCTTTCAG GGCGTGGATGTAATTGTAAATGCCAGTAGCGTTGATGACATAGACCCTATGGCTATAGGCCAGCATCTATCCAATGGCTCTGGGCGCTTGTCTAGCCCTGTCCTTCAGAGGATACAGCTCAGAGACGAAGGACAAGCCGATCCTGTG GGAACCACTTACGAGAAGACAAATGCAGCCATCGAAATGAAACGACTCAATAGAGAACAGTTTTGGGAGCAGGCAAAG AAAGAGGAGGAGGAACGGAAGCAGGAGGAGAAACAGAAGGCCTTGGAAGAAAGGCTTCGCTTTGAGCAGGAACGCATGGAACAGGAGCGCAAAGAGCAGGAGGATAGAGAGAAGCGTTACCAGGAGAGAGAACAGCAAATAGAAGAACACAG GAAGAAGCTGCAAGATGAAGAGGCAGAGGAGGCAAAACAAAGTCAACAGAGCAACTCCATATTT ATGAATCAGAAAGAAGATGAAGAGGCTACAGAGCTAAAAAGGACAGAGAGTGAAGTGGAG GAAGCTGCAGCCATCATTGCTCAGCGCACAGAAAACCCACGGGAATTCTTTAAACAGCAGGAAAGGGCTAATTCAGAGTGCGGCTCCACATTGCATACACCTCAAACAGGTGACTGGGACCAGATGGAGTTGATGGGGTCCCCTACCG caTTCAGAAGCTCCTCTGAGACTGGTCCTCTTTGCTCACCAGGACCGGAACCAGGACGTCATAGTAGCCTGGGTGAGGAGTGGACCAAGACTCTGAGGTCTGAGAATCCAGTGGAGGATAGTGTTTGGACCCCTCAAGGACTCACTGAAGATGTGTTTATGGAGACAAAAGATGAAGAAGTCGGATTTCCAGAGGCTCCTCAGTTGACCGGGAATGAAGAGGAAGCTGTTATGGAGCTCGGAGAGGTAGACCTGATGTCAAATGCTCATCCTCCCCCAGCACAAGAGGCCACTAACCTACTGGATCTTTGGCAAAATGATGAGCCTCGGGACTCTACATGGTCTGACAACAATTTGATAACCTCTCAAGAGGAGGTCAATGTAGAGGAAAATACCTTTGTGGAAACAGAGACATGTCCTCCTGTTTCTGAGGATAACCTCCTAAACTTTGAGGAGCTACCACAACCACCCTCAACATTCTGCGATATGGAGGCTGAGGAAGATCCACAGAGCATCATCCATATTGAGGGTCCACACCAGATGACCCTAAGTTACCAACATGCACTGCAGGAAGCCTCCTGCCATCAGCCAGAGCTGACAGACTCTCTTCTTACCAACGGGGAGACGTCACAGACAGAAGGAACACAGGTGACCTCCAGTGTGACAAAAGACACA GCAAGTGAAGGATATTTCAGCCAATCGCAAGATGACGAATTTGCTCAGTCTGAAGATTTGTCTGCCAAAGCTCCACTTCCCGTGTTCTACAACAAGCCACCAG